In a single window of the Gossypium hirsutum isolate 1008001.06 chromosome D02, Gossypium_hirsutum_v2.1, whole genome shotgun sequence genome:
- the LOC107908007 gene encoding uncharacterized protein: MVHRVCTDKPGYSTSFTPPILLPVPVIPQSMQPIQVSKLSIDKIRKYGAEAFQATAEDDPEGVEFWLENTIRVFNELSCISVECVKCARFLDQKRKEFLELKQGYMTVSEYEREFVKLSKYARKCIPTKTTICKRFKEGLNEYIKLLVEILELKEFVVLVDWAHKVEELRKEKRRADFEARDLRKRLTGMSYQSVPKKSKEYHNHSTTSMGYSSRDRGTRHSSPKPQATSIASVGCVRDARPECKHCNRPYYGECRVKRGARFRCGSLNHCIKDCLKKSEKQKA; encoded by the exons atggttcatcGAGTTTGTACGGACAAACCCGGCTACTCAACAAGCTTCACCCCTCCTATTCTCCTACCGGTTCCCGTTATTCCTCAAAGTATGCAACCAATCCAAGTTAGTAAGCTATCTATTGATAAGATACGTAAGTACGGGGCTGAAGCATTCCAAGCTACTGCTGAGGATGATCCCGAGGGAgttgaattctggttagagaatacaatcagGGTTTTTAATGAGCTATCCTGTATATCGgttgaatgtgttaaatgtgcg AGGTTTTtagatcagaaacgtaaagaatttctagagcttaaaCAGGGCTATATGACAGTATCAGAATATGAGCGGGAATTTGTCAAATTGAGCAAATATGCACGAAAATGTATTCCGACTAAGACCACTATATGTAAAAGATTCAAAGAAGGGTTAAACGAGTACATTAAGCTTCTAGTAGAAATTCTTGAATTGAAAGAGTTCGTTGTACTGGTTGATTGGGCACATAAGGTCGAAGAACTGAGGAAAGAGAAAAGACgtgctgattttgaagctagagacttgaGAAAGAGATTGACTGGGATGTCCTATCAGTCAGtaccaaagaaatcaaaagaatatcaCAACCATTCTACTACTTCTATGGGATATTCTAGTAGAGACAGAGGTACCCGACACTCTAGTCCTAAACCTCAGGCTACATCTATAGCGAGTGTGGGTTGTGTCAGAGATGCTAGACCTGAGTGTAAGCATTGTAACAGACCATATTATGGTGAGTGTCGAGTGAAGAGAGGGGCgcgtttcaggtgtggttccttAAACCACTGTATTAAAGATTGTCTAAAAAAATCAGAGA